The following proteins are encoded in a genomic region of Amblyraja radiata isolate CabotCenter1 chromosome 19, sAmbRad1.1.pri, whole genome shotgun sequence:
- the smim30 gene encoding small integral membrane protein 30, with the protein MSPRGLRWLAAVAVTLVSLPGAQALDGGDAAALLLGLAISTVGLCACLGWYSRRRQQL; encoded by the coding sequence ATGTCTCCCCGGGGTTTGCGCTGGTTGGCGGCGGTGGCGGTGACTCTGGTCTCGCTTCCCGGGGCCCAGGCGCTGGACGGCGGCGACGCGGCGGCGCTGCTACTAGGCCTGGCCATCAGCACGGTCGGGCTCTGCGCCTGCCTAGGCTGGTActcgcggcggcggcagcagctgtAA
- the gpr85 gene encoding probable G-protein coupled receptor 85: protein MANNSHAGPEGSDNLSHSSSPLATFIMLTSLGFIIGVGVLGNLLISFLLVKDKSLHRAPYYFLLDLCSSDIIRSAVCFPFVFLSVRNGSAWSYGALSCKVIAFVGVLSCFHAVFMLFCVSVTRYIAIAHHRFYSKRLTFWTCLAIICMVWTLSVAMAFPPVFDVGTYTFIREEAQCTFEHRYFKVNDSLGFMLMFVVIVLATHIVYLKLIFFVYDRRKMKPVQLVPAVSQNWTFHGPGATGQAAANWIAGFGRGPTPPTLLGIRQNPQGQTTRRRLLVMDEFKTEKRIGRMFYLITFCFVALWCPYLVACYWRVFVKGPAVPRGYMTAAVWMTFAQAGVNPFICIFSNRELRRCFSNNILYCRKSRLPREPYCVI from the coding sequence ATGGCGAACAACAGCCATGCGGGGcctgaaggcagcgacaatctgaGCCACAGCTCGTCTCCTCTCGCCACCTTCATCATGCTCACCTCGCTCGGCTTCATCATCGGGGTCGGCGTCCTCGGcaaccttctcatctccttcctcctgGTCAAAGACAAGAGCCTACACCGGGCTCCCTACTACTTCTTGCTGGATCTGTGCTCCTCCGACATTATCCGCTCGGCCGTCTGCTTCCCCTTTGTCTTCCTCTCGGTCAGGAACGGCTCGGCCTGGTCTTACGGGGCCTTAAGCTGCAAAGTGATCGCTTTTGTTGGGGTCCtctcctgtttccacgccgtcttCATGCTCTTCTGTGTGAGTGTCACCCGCTACATTGCCATCGCCCACCACCGCTTCTACTCCAAGCGCTTGACCTTCTGGACCTGCCTGGCCATCATCTGCATGGTGTGGACCCTCTCGGTGGCCATGGCTTTCCCGCCCGTCTTTGATGTGGGGACCTACACCTTCATCCGTGAGGAAGCGCAGTGTACCTTCGAGCACAGGTACTTCAAAGTGAACGACTCGCTGGGTTTCATGCTCATGTTCGTGGTCATTGTCCTGGCCACTCACATCGTCTATCTCAAGTTGATCTTCTTTGTGTATGACCGGCGCAAGATGAAGCCGGTGCAGCTGGTGCCAGCGGTCAGTCAGAACTGGACCTTCCACGGCCCCGGAGCCACCGGTCAAGCCGCTGCCAACTGGATCGCCGGCTTTGGCCGcggccccaccccacccacactgcTGGGAATCAGACAGAACCCACAGGGCCAGACCACACGGAGGCGGCTGCTCGTCATGGATGAGTTCAAGACGGAGAAAAGAATTGGCAGGATGTTCTACCTGATCACCTTCTGCTTCGTGGCTCTATGGTGCCCATACCTGGTGGCATGTTACTGGCGAGTCTTTGTCAAAGGTCCCGCCGTTCCCCGTGGCTACATGACGGCCGCCGTGTGGATGACTTTTGCCCAAGCCGGGGTCAATCCGTTCATCTGTATCTTCTCCAACAGGGAGCTCAGGCGTTGTTTCAGCAACAACATCCTTTACTGTCGAAAGTCCAGGTTACCGAGGGAACCTTACTGCGTTATATGA